From a single Cotesia glomerata isolate CgM1 linkage group LG6, MPM_Cglom_v2.3, whole genome shotgun sequence genomic region:
- the LOC123267378 gene encoding uncharacterized protein LOC123267378, with product MMITIKSFASLIFFGSLIVGVPFPPLNNIWEVDYKVPPLNAVKDLIEVVCNSTTSVCSEAINSSSALTGNSTVQFVNNTSNPKGLGDQCSLNKDCRDVFYSKCFNGTCSCQTNYTPVDGRCKGLIEEPCEEDSDCGVDGFTCRARVCRCQTGLQSSANHSLCFPLAEGLHKHCSNDQGCKTAFSNCSNGTCSCRDNYATHDGVCYGLPGAQCHLSKDCVSVPYSCKSGTCQLAIYELNGKHILSKPEVPSFIEVWNPIKEKVRDGVQIKVSPNGLPLYLTRSNLSDVFWIIKGPSKWRKSGYTLDEAIPRIDLVVGNLNLYCRIKHDQDRQYGRLEPPYYDKCIVGIGNDVTVYDSFEALVGE from the exons atgaTGATTACCATTAAATCATTTGCTTCCTTGATCTTCTTTGGATCTTTAATCGTTGGAGTACCATTCCCGCCACTCAACAATATTTGGGAGGTAGATTACAAAGTTCCACCCCTAAACGCGGTTAAAGATTTAATTGAGGTCGTTTGCAACTCAACAACGTCCGT CTGCTCAGAAGCTATCAACTCTTCATCAGCTCTTACTGGAAACTCGACGGTCCAGTTTGTCAACAATACTTCCAACCCTAAAG GACTAGGTGACCAGTGTTCATTGAACAAAGACTGCCGTGATGTTTTTTACTCCAAGTGCTTCAACGGAACCTGCTCTTGCCAGACTAACTACACTCCTGTTGACGGAAGATGCAAAGGCTTGATAGAAGAACCATGTGAGGAAGATTCCGACTGCGGAGTTGATGGTTTCACGTGCAGAGCTCGGGTTTGCAGGTGCCAGACCGGTCTCCAATCATCAGCAAACCACAGTCTTTGCTTCCCATTGGCTGAAG GCTTGCACAAGCACTGCTCCAACGACCAAGGCTGCAAGACGGCGTTTTCCAACTGCTCCAATGGAACCTGCTCCTGCAGGGACAATTACGCTACGCATGATGGAGTCTGCTATGGTCTACCTGGCGCCCAATGTCATCTGTCCAAGGATTGTGTCTCTGTACCTTACTCCTGCAAGTCAGGAACTTGTCAATTAGCAATCTACGAATTAAATGGCAAacatattttatcaaaacCGGAAG TTCCTTCATTCATCGAGGTATGGAATCCAATTAAAGAGAAGGTCCGTGATGGTGTGCAAATAAAAGTGTCTCCAAATGGCTTACCGTTGTATCTAACTCGTTCCAATCTCTCCGACGTCTTCTGG ATAATTAAGGGTCCTTCAAAGTGGAGAAAGTCGGGTTACACTCTTGACGAGGCTATTCCTAGAATCGACCTGGTAGTCGGTAATTTAAATCTTTATTGTCGCATTAAGCATGACCAAGACCGACAATATGGACGGCTTGAGCCTCCTTATTATGATAAGTGCATTGTTGGTATCGGTAATGATGTAACTGTCTACGATAGTTTTGAAGCTCTAGTTGGAGAGTAA